CGCGCACGTCGTCCTGCTGGGCCGCAAGCGCGAGAAGCTGGACGCCGTCGCGCGCGAAATCACGGAGGACGGCGGCGCCTGCTCCCTCGAGGCGCTGGACATCCGTGACGAGGAGGCCGTGAAGGCCGCCGTCGCCCGCATCGTCGCCGCGCGCGGCGTCATCCACGGCCTGGTCAACAACGCGGGCGGTCAGTTCCCGTCTCCGCTGGCCGCCATCTCCAAGAAGGGCTTCGACGCCGTCGTCGCCACCAACCTCACCGGTGGCTTCCTCATGGCCCGCGAGGTCTTCCTCCAGTCCATGAGCAACCACGGCGGCGCCATCGTCAACATGCTCGCGGATGCGTGGGGCGGCATGCCGGGCATGGGGCACTCGGGCGCGGCGCGCATGGGCATGCTCAACCTCACGCAGACGGCCGCCGTCGAGTGGGCCTCGACGGGCACCCGCGTGAATGCCGTGGCCCCCGGCTGGGTGGTCTCCAGTGGCATGGACAGCTACAAGGACGAGGGCGTCAAGGCCCTCATCCCCCTCCTCAAGAAGGAGGTGCCGCTGCAGCGGCTGGCCACCGAGTCCGAGGTCAGCGCCGCCATCGTCTTCCTGCTCACGGACGCCGCCGCCTTCATCACCGGCGAGGTCATCAAGATTGATGGCGGCGCCTCGTGCAACACGAAGATCTACCCGCTCGAGGAGACCTCCGCCTCCAAGCCCTACGAGGGCTTCCACCGCGCGCAGGCACCGAAAATCCTCGGCGGTGAGGGCAAGGAGTAGCCCCACCCACCCGGCATGTGTCTCCCCGGGGCCATCTCCCCGCCGTG
This DNA window, taken from Pyxidicoccus xibeiensis, encodes the following:
- a CDS encoding SDR family oxidoreductase, yielding MGYRSLFAPGCFKDRTIIVTGGGSGIGRCTAHELASLGAHVVLLGRKREKLDAVAREITEDGGACSLEALDIRDEEAVKAAVARIVAARGVIHGLVNNAGGQFPSPLAAISKKGFDAVVATNLTGGFLMAREVFLQSMSNHGGAIVNMLADAWGGMPGMGHSGAARMGMLNLTQTAAVEWASTGTRVNAVAPGWVVSSGMDSYKDEGVKALIPLLKKEVPLQRLATESEVSAAIVFLLTDAAAFITGEVIKIDGGASCNTKIYPLEETSASKPYEGFHRAQAPKILGGEGKE